DNA from Kitasatospora acidiphila:
GATCCTCCGTCACAAGATGGCTTGTCGCGGCACCGGGACCGGAGGCGCTCGTGACAGCGGACGAACGGCAGGCGGTTGCGTGGCCGGCAGCGAGGTGACCGCACGCGGAGGTCGCGAGCACTGCGATCGAGGCTCCTGCCAAGGCGATCACCCGGACCGCGGCTGAAGCATTCGCAGGCTGGAGTGACATCCGGATACCCCCTGCGGTTCAGGCGTAGACGTTGCCTTGGATCCCACCGTAGAGGCTGCTCACCGCAGAGGTGAAGGGCGGACTGTACATCGTCGACCCGTCGCTGGACTCGCCGCCCGTCAGCGAGCAGGGCATGCCCAGGGTGTAGTCGCTGGTATCCAGAGATCCAGCGATGCAGAAGGGTCCAACGGTCGCCACGAGGCGACTCCGGCCGCGTGGAATCGGACGCCGTACGGCTCAGTCCTCGTGGACCGCAGCCCGGCCGGACTCTGTGAACCGGCGACGGGCTCTGAACTGCGACGATTCCTAACCTCTGGCTGTCCGACAGGTGGCGTTCGGGACTTGCGCCGTGGCTGTCGTTGAAGCAGAGTTTCGGTCGTGATCATCCTGGGCTTCGCGTTCCCCCTTGTGTGCTGGGCATTGGCGGCCCGAACGGCCAGGGTGGGCTGGATCACCGCGACCGTGCTTGTGCTGTGCGCGGCGGCCGGGATCGCGCTGGCGGAGGAGTGGATTTTCGTCGGCGCGAAGGTCACGCTGCTGCTGGTGTTCGCGTTGGCGACCGTGGCGGTCCTCATCGCGGGCATCGTTGTCGAGGGGCGTCGCGTCGGAGTGCGCAAGCTGAGATCGTCCGGGGTTCGGGGCGTCCTCGGCCTGATCCTCTCGACCCTCTACTGCGTCATCGGCCTCGGCTACATCCTGCTGACCGCCTTCCTGCTCGTGGTCAACGGGCCGTTGGCCTCCACCCCTTCCAGTGCGGAGGTACTGCCCCTGCCCGCCGGGCTGGCCGTCACGGAAAACCGCGAGGGCTGCGACTCCGGTTCGCAGACGATCTGCTCGCGGGAAATCCAGGTGCGGAGCACGACAGGACTCCCTGATGACGCGGTGGTCCGACAGCTCCAAGACCACTTGACGCAGACGGGCTGGCAGTTGGCCCCGGACACCCCGGCCGGCAGCTGGAACGGCTGCCGCGCCGAAGGCTGGCTGCTCGACCGGCAGCAGGTGTGCGTCGACGTCCAGGACGGTCAGCGCGGGGTGTCCGTGCTCGTGGAGACCACCGATTCCTGGTAGACCCCGTCGGTCCCCTTCGAACCGGATCGGGCCGTTGCGGACGACCCGATCCGGCCTGCGGACGCCGGGCCGGCAGCCGACTCAGTAGCCGACGGTGAACCGGCGTTGGACGAAGCGAGGCAGCTCCGTCTCGTCCAGCAGGGCGACTGCGGCGTCCTCCGCCGAGATCCGGTTCAGGCCGCCGGCGTCCCGTACGGGCTGGTCGCCGCCGATGCGGAAGCGACCGGTGCGCTCGCCGGGGGCGATCTGCTCGGCGGGGCTGAAGTAGGTCCACAGCCGGTTCGATGTGCGCAGGACGTTCAGCGCTTCTCGGTGGCGGCGTACGGCTGCGGCGTACTGGCGGGGCAGGCCGGGCCTGGTCACGCTGGAGATCTACGGCCACCTGCGCGCCCAGACACTCTCGCCGGACAAGCTCTTCCAGGCCGAACTCGGCCATTTGGTGAGATCGTTGGGTCTCGACCCCAGTGCTCCGGTGTGACCTCGCGATCTCGCGCCGGTCGCTTCCCCGGTCCCGCCGGATCCCCGCACAACAGGTCCGAGCCAAAACCATCGTCGGCCGGCACCGCGGCGCCTGAGGTTGCGAAGGTCCGACCGGCTATGCCCGGGCGGCGTGACCACCCACCGGCGCTCAAGTCAGGCTTCCTGTTGGGCTACCGGAAGTGAGAATCTCACTTTGGGCCGGGCTTGGGCCCCCGCGCGGTGGTAGAAGCGGATGGCGTCGGTGTTCCAGTCGGGCGTCTGCCACTGTATTCGTGCGGCGCCGCGGGCTGCTGCCGCGTCCCTCACGGTGTTGAGCAGGGCGTGCCCCCAGCCCTCACCCCGGTGTGGTTCGGTGACGAACAGGCAGTCCAGATGGACGTGGTCGCTTGCCTGCCAGGTGGAGAACTCCCGGGAGTAGGTGGCGTAACCGATCAGTTCGCCTCCGTGGTCGACTACGAGGCACCAGGCTCTCGGGTCTGCCGAGAACAGCACGGGTTCCAGGCGGGTGGCGAGATCAGCGGGCACGGGGTCGGCGCGTTCGAAGGCTGCGTGGGCGGCGCACAGGCGGGCTATCGCCGGCAGGTCGGCCGCGGTGGCCGGACGGATCACGCCGCCCGGCCGTACGTCGTCCCTCAGCATGCGCAGGAGATGCCCGAGCGCGGGGCGGTCAGGTCGTCGACAGGGCGCTGCTCGGCACCGGTGGCGCAGTCGTAGGCGAAGCCCTCGCGTGCCCAGTACTCGAAGCCGCCGAGCATTTCCTTGACCTGGTAGCCGAGGCGGGCGAAGGCCAGCGCCGCGCGGGTCGCGCCGTTGCAGCCGGGGCCCCAGCAGTAGGTGACCACGGTCTGGACCGGGTCGATCAACTGCGGGGCCAGGTCGGCGATCTGTGCGGTGGGAATGTGGAGGGCGCCGGGGATGTGACCCTGGTCCCAGGCGACCCGGCTGCGGGTGTCGACCACCACGACGCCGGGTGCGCCGGATGCCAGATCGGCGTGGACGTCGGAGACATCCGCCTCGAAGGCGAGACGGGCGGCGTAGTGGGCGGCGGCCTCAGCCGGTGCAGCGGCGGGCACGCTCAGGACGGCGCTGGTGATCTCGGCGGAAGCGGTGGCAGACATGCGGGGTACCTCTTGTTCTTGCTGGTCGGAACGGGGTCCTGTGGGCCGTACCGGGTGTCCCCGGCTGGCGATGGCTCCATCCTCCGATCCCCGGGGCCGCCCCAACGAGTGGCGTAAACGCCTCAGGTCGTCAAGATTCCGCCAGCCGTTCCGCCAGCCGTACGGAGCAACCTCATGAGTAAGCGGGGACGTTGGTGAACGTCTTGCGGTAAGCCGTGGGCGTCGTACGCATCTGGCGGGTGAAGTGGTGCCGGTACGTCGCGGCGCTGTCGAAACCGACCGCGGCGGCAACCTCGTCCACGGTGCCCTCAGCGGACTCGAGCAGTGGCAGGCTGGCAGCCACCCGCTGGGCGATGACCCAGCGCATCGGGCTCACGCCGTTGCGGCGGGTGAAGTGCCTCAAGTACGAGCGTTCCGACATGCACGCGACCCGGGCCAGGGCGGGCACGGACAGCGGTGTGTGCAGATGGCTCAGCGCCCAGTTCATGCTCTTCGTGACGCCGTCGTCTTCGGGGCCGATCTCTCCCACCGCCGCCTCGATGTACTGGGCCTGCCCGCCCTCGCGGTGCGGCGCAACGACGAAGCGGCGCGCCACCGCGTTGGCGACGGCCGCACCGTGATCGGCCCGGACCAGGTAGAGGCACAGGTCGATGCCGGCCGCGCTGCCCGCGCTGGTGAGGACATCGCCGTTGTCGACGTACAGCACGTCGGGGTCGACCTCGATCCCGGGATGCCGTTCGGCAAGCGCACGGGCGTAGCGCCAGTGGGTGGTGGCGCGCCGCCCCTCCAGCAGGCCGGTCGCGGCCAGCGCGAACGCCCCCGAACAGATCGATACCAGGCGCGCCCCCTCGCATGGGCCCGCAGCAGCGCTTCCACCAGGGTGGGCGAGACCTCCGCCCCGGCCTCGGCCACCCCCGGCACGATTACCGTGTCCGCCGCGGCCAGCGCATCGAGCCCGTGCTCGGCGCGCAGCGTGAACCCGCCAACCGCCCGCAGATCCCGGCCGGGGTCCTCGGCGCATACCCTCAGCTCGTACCAGGGCAGGTCTCCCAACTCGGGCCGGGACAGGCCGAAAACCTCCACCACCACGCCCAGCTCGAACGGCGCCATTCCATCGAAGGCCAGTACAGCCACCACATGTGTCTTCGGCATGGCTGGACCCTAACCAACACCAAGATCCATCCGTCCCAGGCGCGGGCAGCAAGACGCCGTCCTGGCCTGCGGTACCCGGCGGTGGTCAGCGCCCGCCCAGGGCGGCGACCACCGTGACGAGGGCTGGCTGGTCCTGGAGACCGGCCGGCGGCTCGCCGGTACCGGCTGCCCGCGACCCAGGGGCGGCGAATCAGCGCCCCTGCCCGGCCCGCTGGTCCGGGACGGGCTTCATGCCCTTCCCACGCAACCCGGACCTGGCCGTGCCGCGAACCTGCAGCTCAGGGCCGATCCGATCTACGGGAGCCGCCAGTCCACCGGCTGCGCGCCCTGCTTGACCAGCAGGTCGTTCGCGCGGCTGAACGGACGGGAGCCGAAGAAGCCGTAGCTCGCCGACATCGGGCTCGGGTGCGCCGACTCCACCGCCGGCACCTGCCCCAGCAGCGGGCGCAGGTTGCGGGCGTCGCGGCCCCAGAGGATCGCCACCAGCGGGCCGCCCCGAGCCACCAGGGCGCGGATCGCCTGCTCGGTGACCTCTTCCCAGCCCTTGCCCCGGTGCGCCGCCGGCTTACCGGGCGCCGTCGTCAGCGCCCGGTTCAGCAGCAGCACGCCCTGCTGCGTCCACGGCGTCAGGTCCCCGTTGCCGGGCGGCGGGCAGCCGAGGTCCTCGCCCATCTCCCGGTAGATGTTGATCAGACTGCCGGGCAGCGGCCGCACCTCGGGCGCCACCGAGAAGCTCAGGCCCACCGCGTGACCGGAGAACGGGTGCGGGAGAGGGAGTTGTGGGTGCTTACGCGTGCTGGCGTGCGAATCCGGGGGCGAGCTGGTCGGCGGTGGTGTAACCGAGTGTGAGGCCAGCTGCGATGGCCAGGCCGATGGCCGCGGCTTGGCCGATGGTCAGCAGGCCGGGGGCGAGTTGGCCGTGGCTGAGGTAGAGC
Protein-coding regions in this window:
- a CDS encoding NAD(P)-dependent oxidoreductase, whose product is MTRPGLPRQYAAAVRRHREALNVLRTSNRLWTYFSPAEQIAPGERTGRFRIGGDQPVRDAGGLNRISAEDAAVALLDETELPRFVQRRFTVGY
- a CDS encoding GNAT family N-acetyltransferase, with amino-acid sequence MLRDDVRPGGVIRPATAADLPAIARLCAAHAAFERADPVPADLATRLEPVLFSADPRAWCLVVDHGGELIGYATYSREFSTWQASDHVHLDCLFVTEPHRGEGWGHALLNTVRDAAAARGAARIQWQTPDWNTDAIRFYHRAGAQARPKVRFSLPVAQQEA
- a CDS encoding rhodanese-like domain-containing protein, which codes for MSATASAEITSAVLSVPAAAPAEAAAHYAARLAFEADVSDVHADLASGAPGVVVVDTRSRVAWDQGHIPGALHIPTAQIADLAPQLIDPVQTVVTYCWGPGCNGATRAALAFARLGYQVKEMLGGFEYWAREGFAYDCATGAEQRPVDDLTAPRSGISCAC
- a CDS encoding helix-turn-helix domain-containing protein, whose protein sequence is MRRGPRPGSAGGWRVHAARRARARCAGRGGHGNRAGGGRGRGGGLAHPGGSAAAGPCEGARLVSICSGAFALAATGLLEGRRATTHWRYARALAERHPGIEVDPDVLYVDNGDVLTSAGSAAGIDLCLYLVRADHGAAVANAVARRFVVAPHREGGQAQYIEAAVGEIGPEDDGVTKSMNWALSHLHTPLSVPALARVACMSERSYLRHFTRRNGVSPMRWVIAQRVAASLPLLESAEGTVDEVAAAVGFDSAATYRHHFTRQMRTTPTAYRKTFTNVPAYS